The following proteins come from a genomic window of Microtus pennsylvanicus isolate mMicPen1 chromosome 22, mMicPen1.hap1, whole genome shotgun sequence:
- the Fzd7 gene encoding frizzled-7 produces the protein MRGPGTVASHSPLGLCALVLALLGALPTGTQAQPYHGEKGISVPDHGFCQPISIPLCTDIAYNQTILPNLLGHTNQEDAGLEVHQFYPLVKVQCSPELRFFLCSMYAPVCTVLDQAIPPCRSLCERARQGCEALMNKFGFQWPERLRCENFPVHGAGEICVGQNTSDGSGGAGGSPTAYPTAPYLPDPPFTAISPSDGRGRWSFPFSCPRQLKVPPYLGYRFLGERDCGAPCEPGRANGLMYFKEEERRFARLWVGVWSVLCCASTLFTVLTYLVDMRRFSYPERPIIFLSGCYFMVAVAHVAGFLLEDRAVCVERFSDDGYRTVAQGTKKEGCTILFMVLYFFGMASSIWWVILSLTWFLAAGMKWGHEAIEANSQYFHLAAWAVPAVKTITILAMGQVDGDLLSGVCYVGLSSVDALRGFVLAPLFVYLFIGTSFLLAGFVSLFRIRTIMKHDGTKTEKLEKLMVRIGVFSVLYTVPATIVLACYFYEQAFREHWERTWLLQTCKSYAVPCPPGHFPPMSPDFTVFMIKYLMTMIVGITTGFWIWSGKTLQSWRRFYHRLSHSSKGETAV, from the coding sequence ATGCGGGGCCCCGGCACTGTGGCGTCGCACTCGCCTCTGGGCCTGTGCGCCCTGGTGCTGGCGCTTCTGGGCGCGCTGCCCACGGGCACCCAGGCTCAGCCCTACCACGGCGAGAAGGGCATCTCGGTACCGGATCACGGCTTCTGCCAGCCCATCTCCATCCCGTTGTGCACGGATATCGCCTACAACCAGACCATCCTGCCCAACCTGCTGGGCCACACAAACCAAGAGGACGCGGGCCTCGAGGTGCACCAGTTCTACCCGCTGGTGAAGGTGCAGTGTTCTCCAGAGCTGCGCTTCTTTCTATGCTCTATGTATGCGCCCGTGTGCACCGTACTCGACCAAGCCATTCCTCCGTGCCGCTCCCTGTGCGAGCGCGCCCGCCAAGGCTGTGAGGCTCTGATGAACAAGTTCGGCTTCCAGTGGCCTGAGCGACTGCGCTGCGAGAACTTCCCGGTACACGGCGCCGGCGAGATCTGCGTGGGCCAGAACACATCCGACGGCTCCGGGGGCGCAGGCGGCAGTCCCACCGCCTACCCTACTGCTCCCTACCTGCCCGATCCGCCTTTCACTGCGATATCCCCCTCGGATGGCAGAGGCCGGTGgtctttccccttctcctgcccGCGCCAGCTCAAAGTGCCCCCCTACCTGGGCTACCGCTTCCTAGGTGAGCGCGACTGCGGTGCCCCGTGTGAGCCGGGTCGTGCTAACGGCCTCATGTACtttaaagaggaagagaggcGTTTCGCCCGCCTCTGGGTGGGTGTGTGGTCAGTGCTGTGCTGCGCCTCGACGCTCTTTACGGTGCTCACCTACCTAGTGGACATGCGGCGCTTCAGCTACCCAGAGCGACCCATCATCTTCCTGTCGGGCTGCTATTTCATGGTGGCTGTGGCGCACGTGGCGGGCTTCCTGCTAGAAGACCGCGCCGTGTGCGTGGAGCGCTTTTCGGACGATGGCTACCGCACGGTGGCGCAGGGCACCAAGAAGGAGGGCTGCACCATCCTCTTCATGGTGCTTTACTTCTTCGGCATGGCCAGCTCCATCTGGTGGGTCATTCTGTCCCTCACTTGGTTCCTGGCAGCTGGCATGAAGTGGGGCCACGAGGCCATCGAGGCCAACTCGCAGTACTTTCATCTGGCCGCGTGGGCTGTGCCGGCGGTCAAGACCATCACCATCTTGGCCATGGGCCAGGTGGACGGGGACCTACTCAGTGGCGTGTGCTACGTGGGCCTGTCTAGTGTGGATGCGCTGCGGGGCTTCGTGCTGGCGCCCCTCTTCGTCTACCTCTTCATCGGGACGTCCTTCCTGCTGGCCGGCTTTGTGTCTCTCTTTCGCATCCGCACCATCATGAAGCACGACGGCACCAAGACGGAGAAGCTGGAGAAGCTGATGGTGCGCATCGGCGTCTTCAGCGTGCTCTACACGGTGCCTGCCACCATCGTGTTGGCCTGCTACTTCTACGAGCAGGCCTTCCGTGAGCACTGGGAGCGCACCTGGCTCCTGCAGACCTGCAAGAGCTATGCCGTGCCCTGCCCTCCAGGCCACTTCCCGCCCATGAGCCCCGACTTCACAGTCTTCATGATCAAGTATCTGATGACCATGATCGTGGGCATCACTACAGGCTTCTGGATCTGGTCGGGAAAGACCCTGCAGTCATGGCGTCGCTTCTACCACAGACTCAGCCACAGCAGCAAGGGGGAGACTGCGGTATGA